In Phocoena phocoena chromosome 11, mPhoPho1.1, whole genome shotgun sequence, one DNA window encodes the following:
- the NANOG gene encoding homeobox protein NANOG isoform X1, whose amino-acid sequence MSVDPACPQSLRGPEASNSRESSPMPEIYGSEENYVSLQMSSAETHDMETVSPLPSFSMDLLIQDSPDSSTSPRVKLLATAADKSTEKKEEKVLVKKQKTRTVFSQTQLCVLNDRFQRQKYLSLQQMQELSNILNLSYKQVKTWFQNQRMKCKRWQKNNWPRNSNIVTQGPATTEYPGFYSYHQGCLVNSSGNLPMWGNQTWNNPTWINQSWNSQSWNNQSWNSQTWCPQAWNNQTWNNQFNNYVEEFLQPQIQYQQNSPISDLEATLETAGESYNIIQQTAKYFNSQQQIMDLFPNYSLNIQPEDL is encoded by the exons ATGAGTGTGGACCCAGCTTGTCCCCAAAGCCTGCGTGGCCCCGAAGCATCCAATTCTAGGGAATCTTCACCAATGCCTGAGATTTATGGGTCTGAAGAAAATTATGTGTCCTTGCAAATGTCATCTGCTGAGACCCACGACATGGAGACTG tctctcctcttccttccttctccatggATCTGCTTATTCAGGACAGTCCTGATTCTTCCACAAGCCCCAGAGTAAAACTACTGGCCACGGCTGCAGACAAGAgcacagagaagaaggaagagaaggtccTGGTCAAGAAGCAGAAGACCAGAACCGTGTTCTCTCAGACGCAGCTGTGTGTGCTCAATGACAGATTTCAGAGGCAGAAATACCTCAGCCTCCAGCAAATGCAAGAACTTTCCAACATCCTGAACCTTAGCTACAAACAG GTTAAGACCTGGTTCCAGAACCAGAGAATGAAATGTAAGAGGTGGCAGAAAAACAACTGGCCCAGAAATAGCAACATTGTGACTCAG GGCCCAGCAACTACAGAATACCCGGGCTTCTATTCCTACCACCAAGGATGCTTGGTGAACTCTTCCGGAAACCTGCCCATGTGGGGTAACCAGACCTGGAATAACCCAACTTGGATCAACCAGAGCTGGAACAGTCAGTCCTGGAACAACCAGAGCTGGAACAGTCAGACCTGGTGCCCCCAAGCCTGGAATAACCAGACTTGGAACAATCAATTCAACAACTATGTTGAGGAATTCCTGCAGCCCCAGATCCAGTACCAGCAAAATTCTCCCATCAGTGATTTGGAAGCCACCTTGGAAACTGCCGGGGAAAGCTATAACATAATACAGCAAACTGCTAAGTATTTCAATTCCCAACAGCAAATCATGGATTTATTCCCAAATTACTCTCTGAACATACAGCCTGAAGATTTGTAA
- the NANOG gene encoding homeobox protein NANOG isoform X2: MSVDPACPQSLRGPEASNSRESSPMPEIYGSEENYVSLQMSSAETHDMETVSPLPSFSMDLLIQDSPDSSTSPRVKLLATAADKSTEKKEEKVLVKKQKTRTVFSQTQLCVLNDRFQRQKYLSLQQMQELSNILNLSYKQVKTWFQNQRMKCKRWQKNNWPRNSNIVTQGCLVNSSGNLPMWGNQTWNNPTWINQSWNSQSWNNQSWNSQTWCPQAWNNQTWNNQFNNYVEEFLQPQIQYQQNSPISDLEATLETAGESYNIIQQTAKYFNSQQQIMDLFPNYSLNIQPEDL, from the exons ATGAGTGTGGACCCAGCTTGTCCCCAAAGCCTGCGTGGCCCCGAAGCATCCAATTCTAGGGAATCTTCACCAATGCCTGAGATTTATGGGTCTGAAGAAAATTATGTGTCCTTGCAAATGTCATCTGCTGAGACCCACGACATGGAGACTG tctctcctcttccttccttctccatggATCTGCTTATTCAGGACAGTCCTGATTCTTCCACAAGCCCCAGAGTAAAACTACTGGCCACGGCTGCAGACAAGAgcacagagaagaaggaagagaaggtccTGGTCAAGAAGCAGAAGACCAGAACCGTGTTCTCTCAGACGCAGCTGTGTGTGCTCAATGACAGATTTCAGAGGCAGAAATACCTCAGCCTCCAGCAAATGCAAGAACTTTCCAACATCCTGAACCTTAGCTACAAACAG GTTAAGACCTGGTTCCAGAACCAGAGAATGAAATGTAAGAGGTGGCAGAAAAACAACTGGCCCAGAAATAGCAACATTGTGAC CCAAGGATGCTTGGTGAACTCTTCCGGAAACCTGCCCATGTGGGGTAACCAGACCTGGAATAACCCAACTTGGATCAACCAGAGCTGGAACAGTCAGTCCTGGAACAACCAGAGCTGGAACAGTCAGACCTGGTGCCCCCAAGCCTGGAATAACCAGACTTGGAACAATCAATTCAACAACTATGTTGAGGAATTCCTGCAGCCCCAGATCCAGTACCAGCAAAATTCTCCCATCAGTGATTTGGAAGCCACCTTGGAAACTGCCGGGGAAAGCTATAACATAATACAGCAAACTGCTAAGTATTTCAATTCCCAACAGCAAATCATGGATTTATTCCCAAATTACTCTCTGAACATACAGCCTGAAGATTTGTAA